GTTACTGCCTCTCGCGAGACACATATATCTCTTGTTGGGTCGCAGAGTAGATCTGGACTATTGGAACACTGGTTTTGACACGATGGTGCTGGAGCATATTCTCTCAGACGGGCAAATCTATTACTGAAACCTTCTTGATTAGTAATAGGCGGATTTGGTTGATATCTGTAATTGTTAAAATTCATTTGTTCATTTGGACCATGATTTTCATAACCTAATGGGTAATCTGCAGGGGCATTTCGTAATCGCTGCCTAAATAGTTCCCAGATTTTGTCAACAAATGAATGATGACACCAGAATATTGGGTCAAATGCAGCACTGATCCCGGTTTCCATGATTCCGCCTACCCATCGATGTACTATGTCATGGTAACATTCCCAGCAATACCTGACTTGATCCTGATTTACAATCTGACTATGACTTGTTCTGGAAAGAACAGCAGCTATGGCATTTTTAGAAATTAAGCCTCCCCTTCCATTAATAGCACGAGTAATAGTTCTTCCTGGTAAGTTTGCAAAGAAACCTCCGGTAACCGTATCTATCACTGGAGTcccaaaatatttgtttgaaaatataattgttcTTGATTGTCTATCTCCCATGGCAAAATCCAGTGAGGAGTCCCAATACGGAGCTGTTACTCCTCGTCCAAAAACAGCTTGTAATGCAGCCTCAAATCTGTTAAAGATTAAGGGAAATTAAAATAGTATTCCAAAAACTTAAAATAGCTACTAGTATATTTACATagtgtgacctaccgaattagactatttaccggatttgttataacataagcaaaaACGTCGGGTCGCcacgtgtggagcaggatctacttacccttctgAAGCAGCTGAGACCAtcttgcttattctttagttttctatgttgtgtcatgtgttctattgcgtgtctgtttgtcttctttaaTTTTAGCCAGGCtttgtcggtttattttcgatttatgagattgactgtccctcttttacataaCTGTGCATAAAATTCacacatgtatttattattagtaatcgaaataacaaatttatgaACTTTGAGGGAATAGTATTGAACCGTTGTTCAAATCTCACTATTTAGTAATATACAAGGTAACCATTTTTTAGAGAATCAAATGAACTCAACAAAAGATCAAGATCGAGTGCGTAGACAGAGTCAAATTGTCATGATTAACATGCCAATTTACTCTCAGTTAAAATGGTTCTATTTACAATTGGACACAATCGAAAGCACAGTGCTATTAAAGCGGAAGGTTTGGCATgcaacaaaaccaggttcaacccaccattttgttcttaaaatgtcctataCCCAGTCAGGTAAATGgccaatgttatattaaagttcgtttctgtgtatgtttcattttaatgttgtgtttctgttgagtcgtagttctcctcttatagttgatgcgtTTTCCTCTGTTTAaatttgtaacccagatttgtttgtttttttctcaatcgatttatgaatgacgaacagcggtataatactAATGCCTTTATCTGGCATCTGGGACAACAAAATCATGTAACTAGTGAAGGCATTGTATAGTTCAAATAAATCGTAGTGGTGACCATAAAACAACTGTAATGTCGATTTCATCTTGTGTAAGGTGCACACCGTTTGTAAGAGCATACGGTGAGCACATACACGAGCATGGCCTATCAATTAAGATTTGGTATCCCCAAACAGTACAATTTGTACCTAACATTTAATAGAAGGATAagcaaagtaaaaaaataaataatcttgaGTTAATTGTCTAGAAATGGAAACTTTCACAAAGTGTCTCTAAAttctctttgatattttttgtcccGTCGGTAGTTTATTTAGTTATTTAAGTCTTTACATTTCAAGGCTGGTTTGGTTTTTTTGGTTGAGGACTCGGTATTAACTACTCGGAAAAATTCTTTCGACGTCCCATGTCTTTAcaggtttatttttatttgcttttactTACAATAAAAGGTATATCCTATGCCAAGATAGAAAACCAGGTCCGTCGTGTTCCGAGTTACTCCCTGTATGAATGCTTGCAAGGATGTCGTAGGTATTCATATCAGAACGAACTCcctgaaatattgaataaaataaacggTTATTGATCTGCTTTATTTGACCTAAATACTCAATTTGCATTACTTAGCAGTGTTGAGTGTCCTGATATAACCCCTTGTAGAAATTAGCAAATCTTTAgctaccagtcttgtattacatcTCCCGTTttcggtgcatgtcaaaacacgGAGGGAAACAAGATATTGCATTTTTTTcggaatttttttctgaactcaattttttctgtttgattataggtttgtgctgaattgaaacatatatatagactttaaaaaaaatcttgcatcttttggggatatcaatccaaGAAGTgaaaggatatcatgtttactggaagtggtgcggcctaaaaaaaaatgttttgacttcaggattgcgtaacaTTTTTTTGTCGTGGCATGACCcctttttttcgattaaatcacaatttcacattagtacatacatgatatgaacatgaaaagatcagctgttttgcatgtaagcctatggagcagtcaataaCAAGACCGCAACCTTTACcagtaaaatattttcttcttgctGATGTTTAAATGGTGAATTGCTCGTCTCAAGGATGTACTTATGTAAGGTTTTGATAGTTTTATCAGATTTTTGGACTTCTTAGTTTTTTCCCgtataatacaatgtaaaatattgtgacccataacacccatttatcttttcatacaatacttttaaatagcCCATAAACATTATAAAGGTCATATGCCTAAATTGaagcagattcttgatttttattcttttgattTGGGACCCTTATAATACAGAAGCAAATATACggtaaaagtccgagtcagccttttcctgccatattttccatgaaaataaaatatctcaaaaagGAGATCCTTGACCTATCagtatttttagcttattttggtTCCTGAACTAATGCTCTTCCAACGTaatgtatcaattttaaattattgattctTTGAATTTCACCTACGTACATCCTTAAGTTCAAGATAATTGACATTCGTCTACAttcattaaatttaacattatataatacAACTATTTGTGTTTGTGATATATAAAAGCTTAAGAGTATATTgctattttttgattttttttaatcgtttATCATTATAAATGCAACATTTAATACacctgtaaaatattcaatgaacaaatataatacaacaccccccccccccttttagtttttatttcagTTGACCTTCAGAAAtatcattttatgaaaatgtgtTCTCTATTTTCTTTCATTCGTCTCACTTTCTaattataagtaaaacaaaaccTCATACTaattaatacaattatattttccTCTTCTTTTGTTcactttttactttattttgagatTAACACAAATTATCTTAATCTATCTTACAATAAAAACCATCCCAAAGTAACAATATCATCATATAGTAAAAGTGTATTTATTATGAGGACAATATCATTATATAGTAAAAGTGTATTTATTATGAGGACAAAATAATAGATATTCAAAAACGTATTCGACTTTCGTTGCATtatccttttggtatctttcgcacCTCTTAAAAAAAAGACGAAACTGTAAACCTCTGTAAATGCATTTAAGTGCATTTACCGTATACatcatttaaaatctaaatgtaAGAGTACAAAAAGTTGTTGTACtttagaattttaaataaaaatttcatgaaactatGGAGGATATTTATTCTTCCGCTATAAACAAATTATGGTCTTACTACAATAGTACTTACATAATGGTACTTTAATCTCCGTACAGCCAGTGCGTAACGTAAGAAATTATTTTCGTATGGAGCTGCTCTGACTTCCCTCCTGATTGGTACACCACTAGCCTGCCTTTTGTGTCGAGAATTCGCCGTAGTATCAGCTTCACTGTTGATCTTTCTCCATAATGCCGATAAGAAATTTTTGGAACTTGTATCATTCAGCGTCTCTACTGCCGGTTGTAGGAATTGTTTGAAGCATATTATATCAATCCCCCTCTCAAAACAGTCTGTTTTGTAATAGGTGGCATTTGTTTGATTGTTCAAAGTATTTGCTTCTACATTTTGAAGAAAAGACGCTATGAGCAAAGACAGCAACAGACTGATCTGAAAAACAAAACCTATcaatgtttaaagattttttgacggttttctgaaaaaatgttactacaATAAATTAATTAAGGTAGAAACTCATCTCTATGCaagttttttatttgaaacaatttttattttaataatcttttttatcaattaacCTGTAGAAAAATCGATCAAGTACCAATAATGCACTGTCTAAAGTATACAAACTAGAATATGTGTTACTTATAGAAAGCcatactttttaaataaaataatatgtttggtatttgtaaattgtttggTATCTGACAATTGTTTGGTTTCTGTCAATCGGTTGGTATCTgtcaattgttttgtttctgtCAATTGATTAACCATAAATGTTCaattcaaatatcaatttatttttttattatcatttcatTACACGGATACTAATAGGTAATCATATTACAATGCATTTTGTATTGTATAAAAGTTTCTTTTGTCTGAACAAAACCAATGAAATATATCTCATAATTTATAACATTGTTTTAAAGATCGTCaactatatagatataaaagtataaatagtAGAGGCCGATATTCCAGTAGACAACTTTCGAATTCGTGCACTTCCCCGTACATATTCTTTGTCACAATGCTCATGGTATTTCGTCACAGTAATCAGAACCGATTGTTTAATGACGTCGATCAGAACAATTGACCgcattcattaaaaaatcaaatcgaGACCGTTGTTTAAGTCGGTGAATTTGAAAAGCGttactgttttatttgtttgttttgttatgttagCC
This is a stretch of genomic DNA from Mytilus trossulus isolate FHL-02 chromosome 6, PNRI_Mtr1.1.1.hap1, whole genome shotgun sequence. It encodes these proteins:
- the LOC134720723 gene encoding tyrosinase-like protein 1, translating into MHIDTTSISLLLSLLIASFLQNVEANTLNNQTNATYYKTDCFERGIDIICFKQFLQPAVETLNDTSSKNFLSALWRKINSEADTTANSRHKRQASGVPIRREVRAAPYENNFLRYALAVRRLKYHYGVRSDMNTYDILASIHTGSNSEHDGPGFLSWHRIYLLLFEAALQAVFGRGVTAPYWDSSLDFAMGDRQSRTIIFSNKYFGTPVIDTVTGGFFANLPGRTITRAINGRGGLISKNAIAAVLSRTSHSQIVNQDQVRYCWECYHDIVHRWVGGIMETGISAAFDPIFWCHHSFVDKIWELFRQRLRNAPADYPLGYENHGPNEQMNFNNYRYQPNPPITNQEGFSNRFARLREYAPAPSCQNQCSNSPDLLCDPTRDICVSREAVTSVGQNATADDIASGWSDITTTVMALRKVKQEVLKDIPPGSPLNLFKVRHFDPNTRSLSAFDV